CAAGTTTGAAGAGAAGCCAGAGTCTGATATTAAGGAGGATTATATGCAGACAGTTGAGCTTTCAAAACCCAACTATATGGAGGATGACGCAATCCGTAAATACGACAGACAGTTTTTTGAAGATGAAGACGCATTTCCATCCATGAATGACACCATTGATGATAAAGAGCTGAACTTTAACACTGTACCTGAGCCTTCTCCTTCCAATCCAACCTCGCAGATCCATATTGGAACACTACTCCCTCAAAACAATGCAACCACTGTGGAGCAGGATATCCCCTCGATGGCTGACGTGGACTCCTTCCCCAAGCCAGTTGGAGGCCAGCCATCTCCCAGGGAGTTTCCCAAAGATCCATTCGCCTCTTTCCAGAGCGAACTGCCTGGCAGCACCCTGGAGCCCAAGACTGAGAAGAAATTGAATGATGAAATCCTCATTACAGATAGTGTTGTCAACAGCAAGACACTTCCGGCTCAGGAAGCTGAAGCAGGACACCAGTCACCAGACAATACCAGTGACCCAGAAAGCATTGAGCCGGACTGCTCTGTCTCTGGTGCCACGGACAGCTTCGTCGAGTTCATGAGGGAGTGCCTGAAGTCACGACAGGACGAAGATCCAGAAGACCTCAGTCAAGATCTCACAGCCAAGGATGAGTGTCCTAAAACAGGCGCCCCTCCCTCCCAGCCCACACCAACCATGGTCATGGATCTGGAGCAGGAACGCCTCACTATCAATGCCCTCAAAGAATTGGGCAGCAGCCAAGAGGAggaggctgacctccagtctagTATCAAGGCTTCTGAGAAATCCCAGTCTTCCTTTATATCAACAACCTCCGACCCTCCTTCTCCCCAAAACAAACCTGCTTCCAACGGTGTATATTCCAAAGAGGTAGAGGCCATCGACGTGTGGGTGGCTGAGGCCTACCACCTTGCAGAGCATGTCTTGGCAGCAATACTAACGCACTTGTCAGGTAACATGTCTTCCCTCTGGGATCTGTGCTTGCTAACCTCACACAAGCAAAGCACaatgatccctctctctctctcactcgtcaGGTAACATGTCTTCCCTCTGGGATCTGTGCCTGCTAACCTCACACAAGCAAAGCACAATgatccctcttcccctctctctctctcacttgcacCTTTCTCCCATCTTGGTCCTCCTATTCAAAATAGGAGCACACTAACTATATAACATATGGTATATAATCACCATGTTGATTCTTTAAAAAAATTCTGATACAGGCGCCATGGCTGTATTACCGAAATATTTATTTTAGAGTGCAGATATTACAAAAGTCAAAAGGTTCAAACTATATattgtgctgtgtgtgtattttcCAAATGATCCCCCATGTCCTTAAGCTTGGCAGTAATCATGGTCGGACAGTGGGTGGTGGGCAGTTCAAACGTGGCTTCCTGGTGTCTGCTTGCAATGTCCCTGGAAGTCAGGCGGAATAGTCGATCCACCAGTGTTGGGTTTCTGCTTTGGGCGACGTTCCACACTTGAACAGGACGGGATACGATCATTCCAGAGACTGATGGTCATTTTCACGGAGCGGACTTTACTAAACCTTTTTTAATGATGACATCATTCATTATTATGATCCTGCTGGATTGGATGTTACAAAGCATGTCCAGACTCCGTAGAGAGCGTTATGTGAAAAATACTCCGATTTTCATGAGTCATTGCGGGCTGCTCTCAGATCTGTATGTGCCTAAGTGTGAGTTGGCAAAAGGCCATACagatgggaccaggctaggggGCATTGGCCCTCTTTGTATTTTGTGTGAAAATTGTCACAGAAAGCTGAGATGCAGGGTACCAATCGCTCTAATTAatcttgtcctctcctcttgaATCATGgtacagcacccccccccccccccccccccccccccttcccttatCTGGAAAATTATACGCCGTGTGACCAATTTGGTTTCAATGGTACAAAGGATGATGTAAATGGACTTCTGCTCAATATCTATCTCAAATcgtcaaatcaaatattatttgtcacatgcaccgattacaacagtgaaatgcttacttacgagcccttaaccaacaatgcagttcaagaaagtatttacaaaaataaactgaagtaaaaaaaaaatatatattttgccaTATGATCATCCAATTGCATACATTGTAACAATGACAGCAGTGATTATACTGTCTAACAAGCTGTAAAGTATATTCTATTTATATACATTTAGTGTAATGGGTGTGTGCTTTTGATTTACCCAGTGGCAGGATAGCCCTCTTCACAGTGTAGTGTTAAAGCAAATAGGGGACCTCTTCCTATTCTCTTCCTGCTCAGTGCAAAAATGAAATCCAAACCTGGCACACATTGACTGGTATGCAGACAAGTGAATGCAGGATGCACTCAAACCCGTACAGTCGCTGTGAGCTTAACCTACACCATGGGCATGCTATGGAACGTTAGGTCATCACTGAGGCAACCAGTAACTCGGGGAAGGTATATGCCATGCAGTCGCGGAGGGAATGATAAAGTTTTACAGTTAAGTACTGTTTGAAAGATGCTTTAGCACAATGTGTTTATAGTAAAGGCTAAAGGCATTTTTATTGTAACATATTGATCAataatgcactatatatacacagagtTTACCCAACATTGGCAACGCCTTCctcatattgagttgcacccccttttgccctcagaacagcctcaattcgtcggggcatggactctacaaggggtcaaaagcgttccacagggatgctggcccatgttgactccaatgcttcccacagttgtgtcaagttggctggatgtcctttgggtggtggaccattcttgatacgcaggaaactgttgagcgtgaaacacAGCAGtgtttcagttcttgacacaaacctgtgctCCTGGCATCtagtaccataccccgttcaaaggcacttaaatctttattcctgcccattcaccctctgaatggcacacgtacacaatccgtgtctcaaggcttataaatcctcctttaacccgtctcctccccttcatctacgctgatttgaagtggattgaaCAGGTGACATCCATAAGGGATgatagattgaccaggtgaaagctgtttaatggaaggagcaggtgttcataatgttgacTAGTGGTTACTGTATACTTAAAGACCAAAATTCAAAAAGCATAGCTTAAATATTTGGGTCTATTTTTCTCTCAATCTGCTACATGTATAGGATTTCTCTTTTTAAGTGCCCATTTTTTCCTTTTGAACCTTGTCCTGTCCCTCAGCTTCCACAGTGTTGCTGCCTCAACTCCGCAGGCTGGCTAGGTGAGTTAAGTTTATTTTAGTGCGTTTTTAACTACCTGTTTTAGTTGGATTGGCTCCATTGTTGATATATTCAGCGTGGGTATACCAGTTTTCCATCAATGGGCCTCCAAAGAAATTGATCTGCTCCTGCTGATATGAATCAGTCATCTTCCCAAATAGGGTACACATTTGGACTGTTGTATCTTTGGTTAGTAAGAACATCTCGACTTGCTGCCAGGCCTTTAAAGATTAGTTCAAATCAGGCAGTCCGATTTGTGTTAATCTTGTGTTTATGTGGACTGTGAGGGATAGGGCCAGCCAGTCGGAAGGAAGTGGATCATGTGAAGACTTGAATCCAACTTACCCACCCATGCCAATGTGTGTAATCACCTATGGTATTTCAATTGCATAATGAAGATTTATCAGCTGGTTTAGCTTCACAGGAGTAAAGGATTTCAGTCTGTGTCCAGGCTGTTGTAttaggtcaaacacacacacatacatactgccAAGCAGGAGGTGGTGTGATGCCTGTACCTCTAAGAGCTGGTTGCTGTCCAGTGAGGTGGAAAGCAGCCCACTGCAGCTCTGTTGACACTGGGAACACTGCTTGAGCCTGTAACACGAAGGGGGGGGGCACGATAATGAACGAGGGCCGTCAGCCCAGGCTGCCTCCTTGTGGGTACCGGCAAGCAGGCTGGGAGGGACTCGGACCCCTGCAGTGCTGGGTGAGGAAACCCCACTTGTTCACTCGGCGCTGCTCAGCAGACAGTCAGGCGGCATCAGGAACATTAGAGTGCTGTCTGTCCTCAACAACAACAGGGGCGCTGCTGCTCTGCCAGTCTGTAAATAAGTTTTTATTTTTCACCGTCAAGCAACTGTGGTTCACGTTTGAACTGATACACAACTCTTCATATTGTAGTATATTTGGAACAATGTTATTTAATAATGGAGATTTAGATTTTTGATAAACACACCTGCGGAAGAGCAGTGTTTTATTACGTTAGTTGTAAGAAAACATTACTAAATTAGAGGAAGGGTGAAAGAGCACTATGAGAACCAAGTATCTTAATTTATTCCCTCAAACCTCCCTCGTTCAATAAACACCCACACAGTTGTCTAGAATTGCCAGTTAATAACAATGACACACCGCAGCCAATATGAGTGTCAACACATTGTTTTTCTTCTCCACTCAATCTTGTGTAAATTTGAGCCTTTACTATGTGCATTCCTGGATAAATTCATATTACCCATCTGTAACACTGCCCCACGACGCAGCTGCTTACTAGCTGATAACATGACGATATTAATCTTAGCTGCCCTATTTTGACATGCATTTCCCACGGTAGGCCTGTAGACGAGACATGCTAGATTTGAGTGTCGGTATGTAGGGCCGGGGGGGTGTAGTGAATGAGTGAAACCAAAACGCCAACAGAATTTCCTCTGTGGTTGCATTATGGATCCTctagaggagagtgggaggggttgtgtgtgtgtgtgtgtgtgtgtctgcgctgctctgctctccccctTAATCAGCTGAAACACACAGCAGCCCAAGCCTGGAGCCCCCAGAGGCACGTGGGGAGTCAGCCATTTACCCAAGGTTTCTTTAAATGCCTCCTTTACATGCAGATGAAGGGAGGCCATAACAGGGTTGCGTAACAACAGCTCTGTATAGAGAATATACATTCTGCATgcatgactcacacacacacacttttttaaatatatataggTCTGAGGTTGGAGATCACAATTTGTTAGTTGTGTGGTCCGTACGCGCTGTGCAATGAGTAACCTTCATtatttcctcttctccctcctaatCTCTCTACTCCACATATGCTCATAaacaataaatacacacacaccccttttcCCCCTACACACCCCTATCTCTCACCCACTCTAGTCAAGGACTTGGTGCACTGGCGAGACCCCAAGAAGTCTGGCGTGGTGTTCGGCCTGTCCCTGCTGACGCTCCTGTCCCTGGCGGCGTTCAGCGTCATCAGCGTTGTCTCCTACCTGCTCCTTGCCCTGCTCTGTGTCACCATCTCCTTCCGCATCTACAAGGCTGTCGTCCAGGCCGTGCAGAAGTCCGACGACGGACACCCCTTCAAGTAAAGCAGCATACTTCATAGGGAACCTTGTGATGCTTAACTACCAACTCTTGTATTGGTTTGGTTGTTAGAACATGAAAaagactggtggtggtggtggtagtaggttGCTTGATAGGAGACACACAGCTGTGGTTCGCAAAATGTCTACCAGACTAGCCTAAGAAGGGCCAGGAATTTGACTCGCCACATGACCAGGAGAAATGCTATGCCCCATTTTATAAGTTATTGCTGTTTTTAGTATGGTGAATATACATCTTCATCGTAGTATTTTTGGTCGCCAATGGGAAATTACTATCTGCTGAAAACCCTCCAAATggggaaaaaatatatagatgCAAAGCTCCAGCAGCATATTTGTGCTTGTTGTCATAACCTTTGCCTGAGTTAATCATTTTATACTGGAGAGGAGGGCTTATTTCGGTTGAGCATCAGAGCCCAGCCGTACAGACTGATGACTAATACAATGGCTGCGTTCCAGGCTGCCTACATAGCACTCGTATCAGATGAAGTAATTTGGATGGGGTTCCTTCAATGTTGAACACTACCTCGGCATTTGCAGAGTTCTGGTAACGTGAACGGGGCCTAATACTCTTTATTATGCCTGAAAACAATTGTTATAATAGGAAAAAAAGACAAACTAGCAATCATGTGAAATTTAAAGCGGCTTGGTTGGTTTAGCGATCTAATTAGCGCTTAGCACATTAGCCTGAAATTACCAAATTAAACCATGAAATTTGTTTTTTTAGTGATTTAGCTCATAGCAGGTTAGCCTAAAATGGTCCAATGACAGCAATTTGTTAGACTAGCATTTAGCAGCTTAGTCTGAGTTCACAGCTTCATCTACCATGCTGTGGTTGGTTCTCCTCAGAGCTCTGATGGAGAAGGATGTCAGCGTTCCCCCTGAGACCTTCCGCAAGCACGTGGACGCCAGTCTGACCCACATCAACCGACTCCTAAAACAGCTGCGCAAACTCTTCCTAGTCGAGGACCTCATCGACTCCCTGAAGGTGAGTTTAGGGGTCTGTccttctgcctgcctgtcagtcAGTTGTCATTCCCCCCTTTGGGTATCTGACCCTCGGTTCATGATTGATAGTGTTAGAGCAGTGACTCCATCCATAGTAgcccttgtgtgtttgtgtgcatcgtCTTGCATCTTACCTCATTTAGGGTCTTGTGCTCACACACCCTTGTGTGTGTAAATATGTACGGGACCCTAAACATGATATCAAGCTTGACAGTCCTAAACTGACTGACGCCTTCTCAAATTCCTAGGTCTCGTCCCCCTTTAACTCTCTTCTCCTGGCGCACAATCTTTTTATAACTCGCACACTCTGAACACTTCCTGCTGTATGTGTCTTTTAATAAACCTCTAGCAACTCAACCCTATTGTATCCTGCAGTGTTAGTGTGACAGGAATCTATAGTCGAGTTGTTCATGTGACTATGGGAGGGAGAGCGCCATGTTATGGCTGTGTGCATCAATCACACAGGGTAGGTGCTAAATAAGGCCTGGGTTAGTACCGCAGCCATCAGATGGCAGCAAGCTAGTGGACCTAGAACTCAGCTCATGGTTAGctatggaggggggaggggcaacTTCCAGTGTGCCAGCTCATTAGAGACCCAACATACCAACCTATCAGACCAAGACGACCGTCGCTGGTCCATTCCTCCGCCGCTATGGCAGAGGTGATGCTCCTCCCAGCTTATTAAATCAACCTTCAAACCCTCTCCCTAgctggaggtagaagctgttcttAACCTTAGATATAGGATCAGATTACCATACCTACATAACCTAACCTTAGCCAACATGGGGATTAGAAAGATCTTTGACCCAACAACAgtttgtttggggcaaattctCCCTAGTCATTCATACGTATTGCATGTCATGGTGATGAACTGTGGATGTATTCCGTAGGGGGTGGGACTTAAGAGAagattcacatagaaatgtcatgCTATTCTACACGATAGAACCATGCCTGTTCTACATTTCTGTCTGCAAGGTTTGAACTACTTAACCCCTCTTGAACAGGCCACAGGCAACCAGTGTTCTAACCAATGATTTAAATGACCTCATTGGCTGTAACCCGGCTTGTTTTCCTCCCAGCTGGCTGTTGTGATGTGGCTGCTGACCTACGTAGGAGCCGTTTTCAACGGCATCACCATCCTCATCCTGGGTAAGAGGCTATTGCAGCACTGCATGGTGTGCAGCGGTAAACACTTAGCTATTATATTTCAATCTTTGGCGTTTTGAGAACCTTTTCATGTCGGCTGGTTTGAACATGCATGATATCTATGAGAATGAAAGGGGGCTGTCTATTTTACTTAGTGACCTATATTTCCATCTGACCTGGTCTACGGCCAACACGTATTTAATCATCTGGAAATGTTAATGGATGTGAGGCACACAGATTGTTCTCGCTGATGCTGGAGAAATGCATAGTGGGAGTTCAAACATTCCTTTGATGTTTTGTAGAATTGACAGTTTGCATGTCACACCTGTTCGGGGCTTTGCCAACCTGTGAAAGACATGTAAGGCTAATTTACTACACACTcaaattatatatttatttaaagataaaaaaatataaataatttgtCTTCTGATGTGTTTAAAGGATTGTTGTGGACTTAAAACATCCAATTTTGTTctatactgaacataa
This Oncorhynchus clarkii lewisi isolate Uvic-CL-2024 chromosome 21, UVic_Ocla_1.0, whole genome shotgun sequence DNA region includes the following protein-coding sequences:
- the LOC139379070 gene encoding reticulon-3-A-like isoform X2; this encodes MADSMTQSAQISSSQGLADGQNSVAAKDSKMSDSFLSSSPVSLIQSPEVKDLVHWRDPKKSGVVFGLSLLTLLSLAAFSVISVVSYLLLALLCVTISFRIYKAVVQAVQKSDDGHPFKALMEKDVSVPPETFRKHVDASLTHINRLLKQLRKLFLVEDLIDSLKLAVVMWLLTYVGAVFNGITILILADILLFAVPPFYEKNKTQIDHYMEIARTQVNTTMAKLQEKLPGAIKRTKAE
- the LOC139379070 gene encoding reticulon-3-like isoform X3 — encoded protein: MADSMTQSAQISSSQGLADGQNSVAAKDSKMSDSFLSSSPVSLIQSPEVKDLVHWRDPKKSGVVFGLSLLTLLSLAAFSVISVVSYLLLALLCVTISFRIYKAVVQAVQKSDDGHPFKALMEKDVSVPPETFRKHVDASLTHINRLLKQLRKLFLVEDLIDSLKLAVVMWLLTYVGAVFNGITILILADILLFAVPPFYEKNKTQIDHYMEIARTQVNTTMAK
- the LOC139379070 gene encoding reticulon-3-like isoform X5, whose protein sequence is MADSMTQSAQISSSQGLADGQNSVAAKDSKMSVKDLVHWRDPKKSGVVFGLSLLTLLSLAAFSVISVVSYLLLALLCVTISFRIYKAVVQAVQKSDDGHPFKALMEKDVSVPPETFRKHVDASLTHINRLLKQLRKLFLVEDLIDSLKLAVVMWLLTYVGAVFNGITILILADILLFAVPPFYEKNKTQIDHYMEIARTQVNTTMAK
- the LOC139379070 gene encoding reticulon-3-A-like isoform X4 codes for the protein MADSMTQSAQISSSQGLADGQNSVAAKDSKMSVKDLVHWRDPKKSGVVFGLSLLTLLSLAAFSVISVVSYLLLALLCVTISFRIYKAVVQAVQKSDDGHPFKALMEKDVSVPPETFRKHVDASLTHINRLLKQLRKLFLVEDLIDSLKLAVVMWLLTYVGAVFNGITILILADILLFAVPPFYEKNKTQIDHYMEIARTQVNTTMAKLQEKLPGAIKRTKAE